The Phycisphaeraceae bacterium genome segment CGGGGTGGGGGCGAGGGAGCGGGCGGCGGGCATGGCGAGGCGCAGCAGGGCGCCGGCGCACTTGCGGGAGGTCTCGTTGGAAGACTGCTCGAGGAGCCGGTGCATCAGGGCGACGGCGTCGGCGGCGGCGTGGGAGGCGAGGAGGCGGGCACGGCGGAGGGCGAGCGACTCGAGGGAATCGAGCGTGGCTGCGACCTCGGGGTTGCGGGCCCAGTCGAGGAGTTCCTCGAGCTTGAACTCGGAGCGGAAGGCGACCTCGGGGAGGGCGAGGGTCTCGTTGACGAAATCGAGCAGTGTCTGGCGATCTTCGGCGTTCACACCCACCCCCTTGCCCTGGCAACCAACCTGCGCCACTCTCGCGTGACCATACGGCGCGGCGGCGTGGATGCAAGAGGGATGCGTCGCAGTGACGCGATTTGGCGCACAGGACCGGAGTTGTGTGCGAGGACTCCGCGGTGGAGCGGCGTCAGCGGCGGGCGCCGCCGGTGGGCATGCGGATGGTGCGCGGGACGGCGGCGCGCGATGGGCCGGCGCTCCGCGACGGGGCGGCGCTGCGAGAGGGGCCGATGCCGCGTGATGGGGCCGCGCTGCGGATCGCCTGCGGAGCCGACGAGGAGGTGGCGGTGGGGCGGGCGCCGCCGGTGGGCATGCGGATCGCGCTGCGCGGCACCGCGGAGGGTGTGGCCGCCGAGCGCGTGGGGCGGGACGGCGAGCCGGTGAGGCGCGGGATGGTGACCGGGGCGCTCGACGACGCGGCAGGCGAGGCGGCGCGGGCTGGGGGCATGCTGATCGACCGGGCGCCGCGGGATGATGAGGGGGCGACGCCGGTGGGACCGGAGCGCGGCGCGGAGCCGGGCATCGGGGCGACGGCGGCGCTGTCGCTGATCAGGGTCCTGCGGGGGGCGGCGCCGCGGTTGCCCGAGGGAGCCACGACGCCCGATGGGCGTGCTCCGCCGGTGGGGGGAACGGCGTTGCCGAGGCGAGAGGGGGCGCGGGGCGCGGCGACGAGGTCGGCGCCGGTGCGGCCTGTGGAGAGGGACGAGCCGGTCGGCGCGGCGGCGAGCGAGCCGGCGCCGACGGGGGAACCGGTGAGGCGCGGGCCGCCGCGGTCGGGCCGGGCGAAGGTGGGCGCAGGGGGCGTCGCGGCGCTGGCGCTCACGATACCGCGCGGAGCGCCGGGCGCGCCCTGCGGGGGGCGACCGCCGCCACCGTTCCAGTTTCCGCCATTCCAGTTGCCGCCATTCCAGTTTCCGCCGCCGTGGGGCTTGCCGCCGTAGTAGCGGTTGCCGCCGCTCCAGGCGTAGCCGCCGTTCCAGCAGTACGAGCCGCTGTAGCGCGGGGGGCACCAGACGGGGTAGGACGAGTACCACCAGGGGCTGCAGTAGTAGAAGGGGTTGGTGTAGGTGTAGTAGGGGTAGATCACGGGGGAGGCGTAGACGTAGGTGGTGCCGACGTAGGCGGTGTCGTAGACGGGGAGGGTGTCGGCGTAGACGATCTGCTGCGTCGGCGCGGGGGCGGGCGTGGAGTTGGGGACCACGATGGGTTCTGACGCGGGCGCGGCCGGCGCGCTGGGCGCGGGTTGCTCGGGCGCGGGCGGCTCGGGCTGGGCGGGGCTGGCGGCGAAGGACTCGACGGCGGCGTCGTAGGCGCTGGTGAACTCGGGGTTGGTGGAGAGGGACTGGCGGACGGAGACGAGGGCGGCGCGCGTGGGATCGGGGATGGTGGACTGATCGGCGTTTTTGTCGTACCACGCGAGGAGTTGTGCGGCGGTGCGGACGGTGAAGGGATCGGAGCCGCCGCGGTCGACGGCGGCGGCGATCTCGGTGTAGGCGGGGCCGAGTTGGCCGCGGCGTGCGGACATGTAGGCGCTGACGGACCAAGGGAGCGGGTTCGTCGGGTCGGTCTGGGTGAGTTCGCGGGCCTGGGACTCGGCCATCTCCGGGAGGCCGAAATCGACCATGCGCTGGACGTAGGCGGAGGCGACGGCGGTGGAGCCGGGAAGGGCGGCGGCAGCCGCGGCGAAGGCCTGGATCGCGGCGGAGGGATCCTGGGCGGAGGCGATCGATTCGATGAGGGGTTCGGAGAGGGGCTGCGCGGGCGGCTGTGCGGCGGAAGAATCGGAGATGGATTGAAGAGCGTTGGCGGCGCAGGCTCCGAGGCCGATGACGACAGCGGATGCCGCGGCGAGGAAGGCGGGGGTGCGGTGGTTCATGGCGGTCCCTCCTGAGTACGAACGCTGGACCTAAGGGGTTTATGTCATGAAAAGGTCCGGGGTTGCCGGAATGTCGGGAGTGAGGTCAGAACCCCGGGTCGGGAAGGCCGTAGGCTGGCGTGGGGCGGGGCTTGGAGGCTGGCGATGTTGAATGGTGAGGTGATGTGGACGCTGTTTCGATACTCGGATTGGGCCGACACGCGGGTGCTGGAGTGTTCGCAGGGGGTTGTGGACGAGGGGTTGGATCGGGTGATCGGGATGGGGCCGGGGTCGCTGCGGCGGACGCTGCTGCACATCCATGCGGGCGAGGCGACGTGGCTGAGGCGGTGGATGGATGGGCGAGAAGGGGGCGTGGCGGAACCGAAGTGGCCGGCAGAATCGGAGCGGGTGGGGATCGGGGCATTGCGGGAGCGGTTCACGGCGACGTGGGCGTCGAGGGACGGGTTTCTCGGGTCGCTGGCGGAGGGGGATCTGGGGCGGGTGCAGGCGTACCGGGATTCCAAGGGCGGGGTGTTCAGGGCAACGTTGTCGGACATGGTGCTGCAGGCGTGTCTGCATTCGCACCATCACCGGGCGCAGGCGGTGAACATGCTGCGGCAGGTGGGCGGGGAGGCGCCGGAGGTGGACTACATGATGTGGGTTCGGGAGCCGGCGTAGGGGCGGAGGGGGCGGGCGGTGAGGGGGCGACCCGGGAACTGGGGGATTGGCGGAACGAGGGGGTGTGGTATATTCGTTGGGAATGCACGCGCGGCCGGTGCGGGGTGGACCCGTGACCGGGGCGTGCTCGACCGACGCTCAATCAGGCCCGAG includes the following:
- a CDS encoding DinB family protein, which gives rise to MLNGEVMWTLFRYSDWADTRVLECSQGVVDEGLDRVIGMGPGSLRRTLLHIHAGEATWLRRWMDGREGGVAEPKWPAESERVGIGALRERFTATWASRDGFLGSLAEGDLGRVQAYRDSKGGVFRATLSDMVLQACLHSHHHRAQAVNMLRQVGGEAPEVDYMMWVREPA